In Brachypodium distachyon strain Bd21 chromosome 2, Brachypodium_distachyon_v3.0, whole genome shotgun sequence, one genomic interval encodes:
- the LOC100829690 gene encoding uncharacterized protein LOC100829690, whose protein sequence is MSSSTRTAAGPPDPGADHAVAAWPDFLGRLAELAAAAEARAALARRLEAALEVRRESLRQNAALDEMRRRLERKQRRAEEAVVGKRRAVEGVERRREQLQAQIERVLPLSRALAAAHRRVQEAKEELSGEKARLGDLQRLLRMRQQFMVAQVAALHPARIFHELTVAENHRSDANGEHGTMSEENEALPRKNGNGTHLLNVIKSPHVPHLTFFSWHIGKHKTKQQSYSHKELQRSAAVLGYAAHAVLLIASYLDVRLRYPLHFGGSRSYVSDRLPSDEAASVASAEHRGVNSNDSKLTDYPLFLEFQDDSTKASYAIYLLHKDTEQLLDYIGAESSERNVFGNLRELIRIIQSDEYLYI, encoded by the exons atGAGCAGCTCGACTAGGACCGCTGCGGGTCCGCCGGATCCGGGCGCCGACCACGCAGTCGCTGCGTGGCCTGACTTCCTGGGCCGCCTCGCCGAgctcgcggccgcggcggaggcacGGGCCGCCCTGGCGCGCCGTCTCGAGGCCGCGCTCGAG GTGCGGAGGGAGTCGCTGCGGCAGAACGCGGCGCTGGACGAGAtgaggcggcggctggagcGGAAGCAGAGGCGCGCGGAGGAAGCCGTCGTCGGGAAGAGGAGGGCGGTCGAGGGCGTCGAGCGGCGAAGGGAGCAGCTGCAGGCGCAGATCGAGCGGGTGCTGCCGCTCTCCAgggccctcgccgccgcgcacaGGCGAGTGCAG GAAGCCAAGGAGGAGTTATCTGGAGAGAAGGCGCGGCTTGGGGATCTGCAGAGACTGCTTAGGATGAGGCAGCAGTTTATGGTAGCCCAGGTTGCTGCCCTGCACCCTGCGAGGATCTTCCATGAACTGACGGTCGCAGAAAACCATCGTTCAGACGCTAATG GAGAGCATGGAACAATGTCAGAAGAAAATGAGGCACTTCCACGCAAGAATGGAAATGGAACACATCTTCTCAATGTTATCAAATCTCCACACGTTCCTCACTTGACATTTTTTAGTTGGCACATAGGAAAGCATAAAACAAAGCAGCAGAGTTACAGTCACAAGGAGCTTCAGAGGTCAGCAGCTGTGCTGGGATATGCCGCACAT GCAGTCTTGCTCATAGCCTCATATCTTGATGTCCGGCTCCGGTATCCTTTGCACTTCGGAGGATCACGATCTTATGTGAGTGATCGTTTGCCTTCAGATGAAGCAGCATCTGTTGCTTCAGCAGAACATCGAGGTGTCAACAGCAATGACTCAAAACTAACAGATTACCCCCTTTTCCTGGAATTCCAAGATGATTCTACTAAGGCGTCCTATGCCATTTACTTGTTGCACAAG GATACGGAGCAGCTTTTGGACTACATTGGAGCAGAGAGTTCTGAAAGGAATGTATTTGGTAATCTACGGGAACTTATTAGGATTATACAGTCAGATGAGTATTTGTACATATGA